CGAGAGTGACCGCGTCGCCGGGCCGGAAGCGCTGAAGAGCATTTAGCAAGACCAATCCGTTTTCGGTTTCACGGCCGCGGATTTCGTCGATGATGCCATCGGGAATCGCAGCCGGCTGCGTTCCGTTACGAACAATCGACTGCACGCCAATGGTCGACAACACCGGCGTCCAATGGTCCACTTTAATGTCCAGCCTGACGAATAAATAGCGCGGGAATAGTGGCGCGCGGACGTAATCAATGCGCCGCGCATGTCGACGCTGACGGCTGTATTGCGGCAGATATGTCTCGAAGCCCTGGTTGTTCAGGTGGGCTTGGGCACGGGATTCTGCACGAGCATGGGTGTTGACTGCGTACCAGTCGATCATTGCAACCCGGCCTCCTCGTTCTGAACTATTCCGGCCATGCCCTGGCGGGAAATGTTGAGAATCGGAAGGGTCAGAACGTTGTTCTGCGGGTGTGCGCGCCGGGCGTCGTTATAGGTTTTCTGTGGGTTGGAGTAATTGGTAATTAAGACCGCGTCGACCCCGCCAAGAGCACTGATATCCGATACCACCGGCAGCTCGTGAAAATGTGTCGCCTCAGCGTCCGGCTGGATCAGGCCGACCGGCGTGATGTCATGTTCCGTCGCACAAAGAATGGCAATTTCCGCTAGGTCGCTGACGCCCCAAAAGGCTATTCGCCGCCAGTCACGCTCGACGCAGTGCTCATAGGCCTCGGTGCATTGGTGCCGGGCGATTCGCATGAAATTAAATGATTGGGTTAGATATTCGGCCGTCAGTCGACTTTTTTCGGCAAAACCGCTTGGCGTCAGGTAGTACATATAACGGTTTCGCGGTGCTTGCGAAATCTTGATAAAGCCTTTTTTGGCGCACCGCTTGAGATACGAATTGGCCAAGCCCAGCGCAATTCCCACTTCTCCTGCCAGGGAGCGCTGGGTGACGTTGCTTTTCTCATGTATCGCCCTCAACAGGTTGAGGGTGATTTCGTTCTCCCCCTCGGCGCTCGGTAACGGGGCACTTGTACTGGTCGATTTGGGCATGGTATGACTGATTTCCTTAAGCGTTCACGTGACGAACACTACATCGTTCACGATGTGAACGTCAATGCCGGTGTTGCTTACAGGCCTGTGAAACCGAGTGCTTCTGGTTTTCGACCGTATCGTGTGATAGTGTCCGCCCGGCTCGTTGTTCTCCTTTTATTC
Above is a genomic segment from Rhodospirillaceae bacterium containing:
- a CDS encoding transcriptional activator RfaH, with protein sequence MIDWYAVNTHARAESRAQAHLNNQGFETYLPQYSRQRRHARRIDYVRAPLFPRYLFVRLDIKVDHWTPVLSTIGVQSIVRNGTQPAAIPDGIIDEIRGRETENGLVLLNALQRFRPGDAVTLDHGPFAGRNALFDSENDENRIVVLLNIMGRSVRVRVPAETVQAYA
- a CDS encoding winged helix-turn-helix transcriptional regulator; amino-acid sequence: MPKSTSTSAPLPSAEGENEITLNLLRAIHEKSNVTQRSLAGEVGIALGLANSYLKRCAKKGFIKISQAPRNRYMYYLTPSGFAEKSRLTAEYLTQSFNFMRIARHQCTEAYEHCVERDWRRIAFWGVSDLAEIAILCATEHDITPVGLIQPDAEATHFHELPVVSDISALGGVDAVLITNYSNPQKTYNDARRAHPQNNVLTLPILNISRQGMAGIVQNEEAGLQ